A genomic window from Nicotiana sylvestris chromosome 11, ASM39365v2, whole genome shotgun sequence includes:
- the LOC138881397 gene encoding uncharacterized protein has product MRGKNGVGILVDRDLREPVVEVRRVNDRLMFIKLVIGECTLNVVSVYAPQADLDEEVKRRFWEGLDEIVRSIPPTERLFIGGDFNGHIGAAAGSYGEVHGGFGLGDRNGGGTSLLDFAKAFELVIANSTFPKREDHLVTFQSSAAKTYIDYLLLRRCDRGLCKDCKVIPGETLTTQHRLLVMDIGIMMKRKKRYARGRPRIRWGSLTKDKAQELEGRLSAMGAWRSSGDASTMWSTMANYVRKAAREVLGVSKGFSGRQQGYWWWNDIVQGKVEAKKVVYAKLAGSSSEEERIANRERYKVARKEAKLAVTEAKNAAFSHIYEELGEK; this is encoded by the coding sequence atgaggggtaagaatggagtgggtatcttgGTGGATAGGGATCTTAGAGAGCCTGTGGTTGAGGTTAGGCGAGTGAATGATAGGCTAATGTTTATTAAGTTGGTCATTGGTGAGTGCACCCTCAATGTAGTTAGCGTTTACGCACCGCAAGCGGACTTGGATGAGGAGGTTaagaggcgcttttgggagggCCTGGATGAGATTGTGCGTAGTATTCCTCCTACTGAAAGGTTATTTATTGGAGGGGATTTTAATGGCCATATTGGGGCGGCTGCTGGTAGTTATGGCGAGGTGCATGGTGGCTTTGGCCTTGGGGATAGGAACGGAGGAGGTACTTCGTTGTTAGACTTCGCTAAGGCTTTCGAGCTGGTGATTGCGAACTCAACTTTTCCGAAGAGGGAGGACCATCTGGTTACTTTCCAAAGTTCGGCGGCGAAGACTTATATCGATTACCTTCTCCTCAGAAGGTGTGATAGAGGGTTGTGCAaggattgcaaggttatcccGGGAGAGACCCTCACGACTCAGCATAGGCTCTTAGTGATGGACATCGGCATTatgatgaagaggaagaagaggtatGCTCGTGGCCGACCAAGGATTAGATGGGGATCTTTAACCAAGGATAAAGCACAGGAATTGGAGGGGCGGTTATCtgctatgggagcttggagaagtagtggagACGCGAGCACTATGTGGTCAACTATGGCTAACTATGTgaggaaggcggcgagagaggtgttaggtgTATCGAAGGGTTTTTCTGGTAGGCAACAAGGAtactggtggtggaatgacatagtccaaggtaaagtggaggcGAAGAAGGTAGTGTACGCGAAGTTGGCAGGGAGCTCAAGCGAGGAGGAGAGGATAGCGAATAGAGAGAGGTACAAAgtggctaggaaggaggcgaagctggcggtcacggaggctaagaatGCAGCGTTTAGCCATATATACGAGGAATTAGGGGAGAAATGA